A stretch of Chanodichthys erythropterus isolate Z2021 chromosome 20, ASM2448905v1, whole genome shotgun sequence DNA encodes these proteins:
- the LOC137008753 gene encoding fibronectin type III domain-containing protein 7-like — MYSTFVIASNYICNSSFSDTISVETAPCPPGDVQALLDCQENQALVSWLGSRGMISYTATMEDQVGGLLSCSTIASSCQIPNLKCGQVYAISVIHHDGICPSMPSHAIQMKSVPCGPTHVQSEVQCLSGVLSISWDRTKDAEGYIATVVSTNTGEMVYCNSTSPACNVSNLQCGDAYSVQVRSYNGSCLSMPSQPLVIREVPCAPTNVTAQRTCGRSSVEVSWHASRGAQSYIAVAVGESGHRTTCSSNTTTCSIPDLHCSSVYSIRLMAVDGNCSSLESQSVTLRTVPCPPTNIQSTVNCSTNSATLSWTASLNAVSYRGMALGRDGHNVTCDVKTPGCQLNGLHCGQEYVFVVTASDGSCESPNSMEYRHETAPCAPQNVSRFLNCAFNSLNVSWALGLRALNYTVLARTAGGAVLSCTTTTSSCIVAGLQCGQNYTAVITANNGECEGPSSVTRPVQTVPCMPTSVQANVECASNTVKASWGPAAGALSYISVLTGPDRYRETCMTSDLSCSFRGLTCAQTYTLNVVSQDSQCNGFISPNITVTTVCGQNTVTFNCELDRVEHGK; from the exons ATGTACAGCACCTTTGTGATCGCCTCCAACTACATATGCAACAGCTCCTTCAGTGACACCATCAGTGTAGAAACAG CTCCCTGTCCCCCTGGGGATGTACAAGCCCTGCTGGACTGTCAAGAGAACCAGGCGTTGGTGAGCTGGCTTGGATCTCGGGGTATGATATCCTATACTGCCACCATGGAGGACCAGGTCGGCGGGCTTCTCAGCTGCAGTACCATTGCCAGCAGCTGCCAGATCCCCAACCTGAAGTGCGGCCAAGTTTACGCCATTAGTGTCATTCACCATGATGGAATCTGTCCCAGTATGCCTTCCCATGCCATACAAATGAAGTCTG TGCCTTGTGGCCCAACACATGTTCAGAGTGAGGTACAGTGCCTCTCAGGTGTTCTCTCAATAAGCTGGGACAGAACAAAAGATGCTGAAGGGTATATCGCCACTGTGGTCTCCACAAACACTGGAGAGATGGTTTACTGCAACTCTACCTCGCCTGCCTGTAACGTGAGCAATCTGCAGTGTGGTGATGCATACTCTGTGCAGGTTAGGTCATACAATGGCTCCTGTCTGAGCATGCCGAGTCAACCTCTAGTGATAAGAGAAG TGCCATGTGCGCCTACTAATGTGACAGCTCAACGGACCTGTGGCAGAAGCTCAGTAGAGGTATCATGGCATGCAAGCCGTGGTGCTCAGTCCTATATTGCTGTTGCGGTGGGGGAAAGCGGGCACCGTACAACGTGTTCCTCCAACACAACGACCTGCAGCATCCCTGACCTGCACTGTAGCAGTGTGTACTCCATCAGGTTGATGGCTGTAGATGGCAACTGTTCCAGTCTGGAGAGTCAGAGCGTGACCCTGCGCACAG TTCCCTGCCCACCAACTAACATCCAGAGCACTGTGAACTGTAGCACCAACTCCGCCACTCTGTCCTGGACTGCCAGTCTTAACGCAGTGTCCTACAGAGGCATGGCATTAGGCAGAGATGGACACAATGTGACGTGTGATGTCAAAACTCCAGGTTGCCAGTTAAACGGCCTGCACTGTGGACAGGAGTATGTGTTTGTCGTAACTGCTTCTGATGGTAGTTGTGAAAGTCCAAACAGCATGGAGTACAGACATGAGACAG CACCGTGTGCTCCTCAGAATGTGTCCAGATTTCTGAACTGTGCCTTTAACAGCCTGAACGTAAGCTGGGCTCTTGGTCTCCGAGCTCTTAACTACACCGTCCTCGCCaggacagcaggtggcgctgtACTCAGCTGTACCACAACGACCTCCAGTTGTATCGTCGCTGGCCTGCAGTGTGGTCAAAACTACACCGCTGTCATCACAGCAAACAATGGAGAGTGTGAAGGGCCATCGAGCGTAACCCGTCCTGTCCAAACAG TGCCGTGTATGCCCACATCAGTCCAAGCCAACGTAGAGTGTGCGAGTAACACAGTGAAGGCATCATGGGGTCCAGCAGCTGGAGCTTTGTCCTACATCAGTGTTCTGACCGGCCCAGACCGTTACAGAGAAACCTgcatgacctctgacctctccTGCTCCTTCAGGGGCCTGACCTGTGCACAGACCTACACTCTAAATGTCGTCTCTCAAGACAGTCAATGCAACGGCTTCATCAGTCCCAACATCACTGTGACAACAG TGTGCGGACAGAACACAGTCACATTCAACTGTGAATTAGACCGAGTGGAACATGGAAAATGA
- the LOC137008751 gene encoding fibronectin type III domain-containing protein 7-like, protein MRRSDKVSLGSVTSVSVDYSCPSESAVVSWTAVLGATAYRATATSQSGTILSCTSNSTKCQLRNLTCGENYTVHVTTLSNNCESPSNATTSFQTVPCPPSDLMLYRECSSNVIIFSWAPNNYSTYYFGRAVDSTGKVMECLTADTSCFFTDTTCGRLYTFTVFGSSSLAIDQCNTATSSSIQIRTAPCQARNMMSSTDCQTGLLTSRWEGADGALTYTVEAFGNRENQ, encoded by the exons ATGCGCAGATCCGACAAAGTCT ctctGGGTTCAGTGACATCAGTCTCGGTCGACTACAGCTGTCCTAGCGAATCTGCTGTGGTCTCCTGGACAGCTGTGTTAGGAGCCACTGCCTACCGTGCCACCGCCACAAGTCAGAGTGGTACAATTCTGTCCTGCACCTCCAACAGTACAAAGTGCCAACTCAGAAATCTAACATGTGGGGAGAACTATACAGTACATGTCACAACCCTGTCCAATAACTGCGAGAGCCCCAGCAATGCCACCACATCCTTCCAAACAG TTCCCTGCCCTCCATCCGATCTGATGCTGTACCGGGAGTGCAGCAGCAATGTCATCATCTTTTCCTGGGCTCCAAATAATTACTCAACTTACTACTTTGGGAGGGCCGTTGACTCCACCGGCAAGGTAATGGAATGTTTGACCGCAGACACATCCTGCTTCTTTACCGACACCACATGTGGACGCCTTTACACCTTCACGGTCTTTGGTTCTTCATCGCTGGCTATAGATCAGTGTAACACTGCAACCAGTTCATCAATACAAATACGAACCG CACCTTGCCAAGCAAGGAACATGATGTCGTCAACGGACTGTCAGACAGGTCTTCTGACCAGCAGATGGGAAGGTGCAGATGGAGCGCTGACTTACACAGTGGAGGCCTTTGGTAACCGTGAAAATCAG